The sequence ATGCTTGTTGCTGAAAGTGACTCAATCCCTGAATTCTTTGGCCAATTCCTTCAAACCCCATTTCTTGCTGCTTTTGTTGCTGTAGTTCATAAAAATTCCCATGTCTTGCTCCTCCTCCTATCCCCAAGAAATCCAATGTCATCATATCCTCACTCCCATTAGACTCTTTTATGGAGCTACTTAACCCTGCTTTTGAATCTCCACCATGCAATACAGTACTATTACTGTTGCTATTGTCATGCTTTATGTTCTTTAATAATGCACTGTTTTGATCAAGTAGACCACTCAACATTCCCATATTGGTCATTCCCAGGTTATCGGGCATGCCATTCTCATATGAATTTCCATGTTGGCCTTTTTGGATGAACTGGTTTATGAATGATTGATCATTTTGAGGCTGAATTGCACTAAATGATGGTGGTGCCATGCTTGTACCAAAGTTATTATTCTGCATTACTTGACAGTTCATGCCACTAGTACTCACAGTTGCACCCATTTGTGCTGCTTTCTGTAACAAAGCTGTGGCAGGCATGTGTGCTGCTAAGCCAGCCAATTGGTGTCCATTTCCTTCAAAAATGGAACTCGAGGAATTCGTGTTGAGTTGAAGTgaaggagaggaagaagaaatgCTTCTTTGACCGCTAAAGAGGCTTCCTACCATGTTCAAGGGTTTATTTGTAGAGAAGGACATGATATCTTGGGGCAAAGATATTGGTACTTTAGTATCAGATTGGTTGAATCCGGATGTTCCACTCGTTGTGTTGgagttattgttgttgttgatgggtATTGAGGACATGAGCTGGGGATGAACTTGGCCTGGTAAGTTTTGTCCCATGTTAGACAATAGTCCTTGCTttgctttgttgttttcttcagATAGGGCATCGCAGAAGGCTCTGTGTGTGATGAAGCTATCTCTCCTGAATAACAGTGGAGATGTACAGTCTAATAAGTTGGATGAGTAACAAGATGAGATCaccactgagagagagagagagagagagataaaataaTTACtactttatttaatttattttttactttctgTGTGTAGGACTGAACACTATTGTTTTTTGGCTGACAAGGGTGTTCAGGGCTCGTAGAACACAGGCTTTAACCAAAGCTATGCAAGTTCTTATTATTTAAGGTTATTTATCTTATGGCATATAATAATCCatgacaattaaataaaaagcaaGATTAGGACTTTGGCctaaaaaacaactttattaggTGTTTAGTCAAACTAAGACTTTAAGTAAAGGTAGCACTATCTAGAAGAAAAGCCAATATCAAAAACAAACACTAGATTTTCAAAACAACAATTCAAAACCATAGATTTCGTATTCTTAAGGTTCAACTTCGAGTTGTTCATGAATCATGCACACGCAATTCtataaaagaataattaaagAGATTATTTTTAAACTAGTTATATAGATTGAGAAGCAAACCTGGAGAAGATGGTGCCACAGTCACATTTATATTCCCTTGTACCACATGTCTTTGAATGAGCTTTCCAATCAGACTGCACTGCATACTTCTTGGAACATTTTTCACATTTCCATTTTTTCTCACCGTGTTTTCTGCAAAAGTGTTTCTTAATGCCTGTAAGATCGCCTAATGCTCGAGCAGGGTTGTGATGGACACATGAAGATTCTGGACAAACATAGACCCTCTTCCTGATTTCAGTGGTTGTTCTTTGCTTGAGCTTCCATGGCAGATTATGGCCTCGACGATGTAATTGAAGGTTTTGGTCCCTTTGGAACCCCTTGCTGCAAATTTCACACACAAATCGGTTTGTGGCCATAAGGGTGGTTGGTGATAAAGCAATGACTTCAGCACTTGGGTCTGCATTTGGATTTTAATACAAAAAGATATATCAAATTCTTCTTCAAGTATAATTCTTGTggcttcaattttttcattgacaaaagaaaaagaacctaataattaatgttttttttttggtgagaaacTAATAATTAATGTGAGTCCTTTCAATAATTTCTATGCGTGGGTGTGGATGTTTATGAAAAGTGGAGAAAAGGAAATATTATGCACAAAGAAGTGGAATCAATTTAAGTAATGCAATGCGAAACttgaaatataatattttttttaatgggaaaatataaagtttttctgtttttggaaGAAAAACTTTTGGAATGCTTGGTAGCTTGTTTCATGATAAATAGGattattttttgaagttattatttttCCAACTTTTCTCAACTGACTTTTTAAAACACATTTCGATCCCAAATAAGATATTCAAAAACTCTGGACATGCATGTtagaaagataaaaagaaaaaaagaaaaaaagaaaaagaaagataaaaaactcaaaagcatTAGAAATTGAATATACtggccaaaaaagaaaaagaaaaggaaaaaaggattAATAAGTGGATCATTGATGTGtcagagagagagtgagggaaaCTGCAAATATTCAATGGGTAAGAGTAAGATTGTGTGAGTCTTTACATCAAAcagtcaaaaacaaaaacaaaaaagaaaaaggagaagggCGGCCAAGGTAAGTCTAGTCTACAGTTCACTACAATGATTGTAATCTCAAACCAATAATTGAACCCCTTTCAACTACTTAGCCATCAATAATTCAACATTCTGTAAGGCactgaaaaaattaaattagaaatcTTTCTTCATGGCTATCTTCAACACAATGATATCAATCTCCAAATACTTTGTTTGGGTCCTTCTTTTGATCTCAAAACATATGGGCTTGACCATGAAATACTAAGCTTATGTATCAAGTTGCTTATGAactaaatagaattttaaaactcatttcatcattttttttttaccctggttttttaaatttttatttattgtatgaAGTTGCTCAAGAACAGAGAAAAAAGTACTTAAATCACAagccaaaaaaatacaaaaagtaagAGAGGCGACAAAACAAATATTGAGTTATTTCTATCATGCTTGACTAAGCAtctaaaagcaaaaaaactCTCTTATTCTTTCCCATTTCAATAGCCTATCCGATTCAACATGTccaaaactttaaaacttaaaaaaaaaactattaatctGAATCAAATAGAAGTGATGATTCAAACAATagttgaagcaaaaaaaaagctcgagagagagagagaattgaaaaTCAATATGGTGGTATATGAGTTATGAAAGTTCATGAAATAAATGAAATCAACCTGGTGTTCCTGGTaggtttcttttcttcttagcaGGTGGAGCTTGCTGTTGTTGTTGGGTGGTGGAACCATTGTTGGGGTCATAGTGATTGAGTTGCTCATCTTGTTGCTGAACTTCCTCTCCACCAGTGTTGCCAGAAGAGAAGCTCCCAGCCTCACCACCTGTGATATTTGACATTGAACAAagacaaaagataaaaagaggGGGTATTATTGAaactttttgtctttctttctttctttctcctttccACACTAGCTAgcttgtttctttctctcttttccttgtTCTTAGTGCTCTTTTATAAGAagatagtttataaaaatagaaaaaaaaaaattgataaaaaaatgagACAGAAAAGATGGGATTTGTTGCAACTAGAGGAAGACAAAAACCAGGAAATTCTCCTTCATTTCTGGTTTAGAAGAGAGTTCTTGTTGGCACAAGAAGAACACAAGAACCTGGTCTTCTTTGGCTTTGTATTGTAATGAATatataatatgtattttttaagtcACTGTTGGGTGTAACAATAGATATGCCCCTAACTTTGTTGGGTATTGATGGAATTGCCCTTCTGCTCTTTTTCCTTCATGCACATGTTTAAGATATTGTAGCCTAAGTTTCaagtaaaccaaaaaaaaaattattcttaactaaaaaaagtaaactaaaaatTACCACCGGAGGCCAGGAGAGATGTTGGACTATTGCatgtttgaaaataattttttgaaacatttaacTTCTTTTAGtacactatttacacatttaaaaattattttgatatagtacttttagttttcacttttcagcaataaacggtatccaaacagattcTAAAACTTGGCTAAAATCTAATAATCTCTTCGATtggttgtaaaaattttgtttagtcAAGTTTTTATTATGatcaattgatattttttggtaCTTTTAACAGAAGCGTGcagaattcaaattttcatttctcaaCTATTTAATAAACTAGTTGATATCCCGCGCGATACGCGGTGCAttaattttgtaagaaattatttatgacTCATTGATTTCATGAATACTATTATTGTTAGTCACATTTAATCTATGAGGTTTTCAACtaaaactaaattcaaactAAATACATTAGAGAGAAAATTCATATAATTCATGCAACCAAGAAATGTCACCAAATCATAGTTCACATTGTCACCTACAAACTTGTTGATTCTTAGGTGTCTTTcttgtattatttatgttttatatatcaATTAGCTATAAAAACTTCTATAATTTCATGATACAacaatggaaaaaataatatcataGTGATGCAATAATATTACAATTTAAcctctaaattttaattgaattaaaagTAGCCAAAAATATATTCTTACCAAGTATATGCATTATacagaaaaccaaaaaatattaattggcACATAATACGAAAAAAATAAGcctaaataaattacaatgcTACATAAGTAAAAACgtatacataaaatttaaacaaaatatttgagatgaacgtaatattttaaaaattaacatacctcttagaaagaaaaacaaagatattGTGAGAAAATTATGGAAGTTTAATTTTCAAGTCCAATGGAAATGGGGATTTATATTGGACAAATGTGGagacaaataatatttatccAATTCATTGAATCTGACTCTTGCAATTCTACATTGAAGTTAGTCTTATGTcgaatattgatttttttttttttattcttatgtTTCCCATGACTTTTTAGATCCATCCGTAAATTCAAAGCatgtaaaattataaatgtatacaaattctttgaattttattaatacattgaaataaatgcatttgtCATTACTTAATAGTTTGACgtaaatgctaaatttaaatAAGGTGGAGgcctaaatgaaaagaatgtcATACAATGTGCCACTTGACAGAATTTCATACTTTCCTAaatgaggtctctgcttatatatatatttgttttatttaaaaaaaaaaaaacctctcaaTAGGGTCATGTAGAACtgtctttatttccttttttactCAGAGCCTCAATCACTGTTCTTTGAATTAGGCTTGAAGAAGATTATTCTTCAATACTAGTACATCCATTGGtcttaaatattttatgaagttcTTTTGTATTACTAGCACAGGTAACCCCTGAAATATACTTTTTATGTAAGActtgtgtttaaattttaacttgGCTATGTTTTTGGTAAAAGGTGTTTTGTTCATCCCAATGCTTAAGTCTTAACACAGAATCATGCTTTCCATTAtactttcaaaacaaaataatattaaaaatcatttaaacaCAGTATGTATGAGTAGTATTGCCATATATTTCTTTAGCCTTATTACATATTCAGGTAATTTTTATGCTTGCATATCATTACAACTCCTCTTATAAGTTATACTGCAACTATAACTCTCATTTAATCAAGTTAGAAACATTGACTATAATTATCCGTTTCAAATGGAACAAACACTGTCATCATAGATTCatttaatttatctatttttaattgCTACAAAGTATACTAAGCATGGTTGTCTTTTAAGTCCATTCATGAAATAAcaccaccaataacaacctcaCCGTCAAAGAACACATCCTTTTTCAAGCCTTGAAAATGTTACTCATTTAGCCCATCACTTCATTATCATATTGTCAAATATTCCGGTGTGATCTTATTATGACGCTTTTATACTCTAATATTTGactgcaaagaaaaaaaaagttataaatgaGGAGTTTGAATCCCATAAGTAACTAATTTCAACACCAAATGTACaagataataaatttattatttgcaaaaaaaaaaaaaaagttgcaataAAGGCAAAATGAGAACAATAATGTCATTTGATATTTGGAGAAAATATAGAAGCATTGCCATTTATGTAGACACCCGCCTCTAATGCATGGTAGAAACTTAGCTCTTTCTGGAGCTATGCAACATATAACTTCaagcaaataaattttttcaagtaAACTTGTATTTTAAATCCTACATTTTATGggtataacaaattaaaacttTTAGTTCAAAGTAACAATTCAAatcatgaaatttcaaaaagtaacaaatttatcATATAATTTTAAGAGATTCATGTGATAGTTTAGTGGTAATGACATCATTTATGTTGTCGATGTTTGTGGTTTAAATCTCACCTCTCCCTCCCTCTCCCATCCCACTATCCACCTATCTAAAACAATCAAACtcatatagttttaaaaataataaattaaaccatGAGAGCTTAAAATTAGCAAATTAAATCCACATTCTATATTATACCCCAAACGCAATTTCTtgcttttaatttgttattttttaaactccATAATTTAATTGGTTACTTTTGAAATTATAGAGTTTAATTCCATATACCCCTAAATTAAAGCATttaaaataatgttgttttcTCAATTTCTTAATATTGACTTCGTAGGTATCGGAATCCTTAATGAAGGCTAGAAATAAAATATTCGTAGATTTTGGCTGTATATGTTTTTCAGCCTCAAGAAAATTGGCTTTACTTCTTGGAAGTACAAGAGCTATGCGTACAATTCACATTTGAATGAGAAAAAACTATAATCAAATGAAGCAAAGCATAAATGGATATTCTTTTACGATTATGTTGCATGGCTTcctatattactttttttttaaggagcaTAAATGGATATTCTTTTAGATGATGTTGCATGACTtcttatattactttttttttaagagatgaTAACAACATGCTGTTAAATCCGCAGTTcgaaaactttttctttaaaccCCAAAACATTTTGTACATGAGAAGATACCAATTTAGCTACAGAGTCTTTGACTCTTATATTACTTGAAAGAAATATCAAAGAGTCTACTATATACATTCCCAAACTTGTGGGTTATGAAAAGATGTAAGTAACAAAAGCctttgattttgttaaaaagaaaatgcgAAATATGTCACCATCTGCCTAACATTAATAGTCCATTTTTTCgtccacaaaattttcaagttcaCACACTTCCAAGAAGAGGATATTTTACTCATCATTTGAATTGAACATCCCTCTCATAGAATATGATTACTATATATTTGTGAGATCTATATTATGTGAGAGGTGTGATCTATATATTTGCAACAATAAATAATTCTCGCTCCCAATAAAAGAGATCATGGATGTACCATTCAAACCAAGGGATTCAATGTCCTATCCCTAATTATCTTGATACCAAAAATTGGACtatttcacataatttttttcttaatgatggttttattaatttttaaatattgttttaagtttttcaaacaCAAACTTTCTAGTTTCCTCTTTCTACTCAAGGGAAAATGAGAAAACAAAGAGTGGCGATTTGGTAATACTGTAGAACTCTAGGGGCAAAATAGGTATTTCACTATTTTCTGGCCCcacaatttaaattattttaaacatTGCTGGCGGACGGGACCTTCCAGTTGAAAATTTGTCCTTATCTGGTGATATTTTCACAAAAGCAAAAATATTGTTCCCAAAATACCACTGTCTACAACCCATAAAACACCGAAACTGCCACTACTACATATCAGCAGCCGCCTTGAACATTTAAATGACGAAAATACCCCTTATAGATCACGGGTGTGCACTGCTCATATCATTCTCGAAAAGGACCCGACAATAATACATAAATTCTCCCATTCACGTGAAGTAGGGGCAACTTCCTAGATGGTCAGACTATGTAGGGGTGTTTTTGAACATTTGAGCTTAAactaggggtattttggtctttataAATGATTGGGATGCTGCTGGCCGCTTAAAATTTGACGGATAAAAATGAGTCATTACAACTGATACTTCCttatttaattgttgaattataataaaaaaaaatgatggacaaattaaataacaaataaaaatataatcaattaAAGATAATAGTCTAATCTTATAGAAAATTTCACcattttataataattgttGACCTAGGACGTTATGATTTATATACAATAAAAGTATAGTATAGGAGATGGTGCATGCGAAAATGATATTGATCAATTAACAATTTACCATCtcaatattttctagaaaaaaaaaaaagcatggaacttttagtaaaaaatgcAATTTAGACCCCACTAATTTAGACCGAAAatcattttaatcttttaaatttgaagttgattattttaatccactaactttgaaaaaatattattttaattctttaaatttgaaattggtaattttagttagataattttttttttttgcaaaccCAAACCCCATTCCCagtgaatattatttatttatttttttgtttcaaagttATTGGGCTAAAATAAccaattttaaacttaaaataattctGACCAAAATTAGCGGATGTAAATTGCATGTTTgccaattttttattgataaccCACTAACATTTCTCAGGTGAAAAAGACGCGCTTCTTAAAATAAGATAGTCATAAACATTTTATAATGAGATTGATAGGTTTAATTggcttgcaagttgcaacagaTACCAATAGGTGTCTGCATATTCATCAACTTTGcagtaattaattaaattcatgtcATGTTAATACGCAgtcattattaataaattttgaatttatggattttgtttaatgaagatattaaaaaacatatattttaaatcagcacaatattaaattaatagtTTAGGTACAATCATCCCAAAATTTGTCCTGAAACATGCTCTTGTTTGATATACCTAACATAGACAAGGTCACAAGTGTAATATGCTTAAATGTTGTCCTTATCTTCTATCCTATTTACTTTCTGAGCTTTCCAATCCAGCAATGCTAGGgattagagaaaagaaaaaagaaaaagaaaagattccaGCAATGTTATTCCTAGCCATCTCACATTTTGCTCTGAAACATGCTCTTGTTTGCTACCGAACATGCCATGGTTACGTGGGTATGTACATGATTAAAAGTTATCCACTTCTCTCATCTTCTACCTACTTTATGAGCTTTCCAATCCAAATGCTTcaagggagagggaaaaaaaaagagaaaaagtcgAGCAATATTGCTTATCCAACATATTGATAGAACACTTAAAAGTGTTTtcgtgggttctagttagctcaactggtaaag comes from Castanea sativa cultivar Marrone di Chiusa Pesio chromosome 3, ASM4071231v1 and encodes:
- the LOC142627987 gene encoding zinc finger protein GAI-ASSOCIATED FACTOR 1-like → MSNITGGEAGSFSSGNTGGEEVQQQDEQLNHYDPNNGSTTQQQQQAPPAKKKRNLPGTPDPSAEVIALSPTTLMATNRFVCEICSKGFQRDQNLQLHRRGHNLPWKLKQRTTTEIRKRVYVCPESSCVHHNPARALGDLTGIKKHFCRKHGEKKWKCEKCSKKYAVQSDWKAHSKTCGTREYKCDCGTIFSRRDSFITHRAFCDALSEENNKAKQGLLSNMGQNLPGQVHPQLMSSIPINNNNNSNTTSGTSGFNQSDTKVPISLPQDIMSFSTNKPLNMVGSLFSGQRSISSSSPSLQLNTNSSSSIFEGNGHQLAGLAAHMPATALLQKAAQMGATVSTSGMNCQVMQNNNFGTSMAPPSFSAIQPQNDQSFINQFIQKGQHGNSYENGMPDNLGMTNMGMLSGLLDQNSALLKNIKHDNSNSNSTVLHGGDSKAGLSSSIKESNGSEDMMTLDFLGIGGGARHGNFYELQQQKQQEMGFEGIGQRIQGLSHFQQQASMEKPMWEV